The stretch of DNA GGGACCCGGGTGCTCAGGTCTGGCTCCCCCCTCGGGCCCTGACCCAGGAGCTGGCCTGTTAACTAGGAGATGCGAGCTGTCCCTCTGGGCCTGCCTCCGGCCCCCgaggaacagaaacaaaacaggtcaAAGTTATTTACAAAGCGAGACGCACATACAGCACGTACGTATTTATAGGAAACCGAAGTGACTACGAGGGGAGAAGCGGGGTGCCCACCTCAGCCCCAGGGTCCggtgaagaggggagggaggaagaaagtgcATTTACACAGAGACTCCTCCTTTCACCTGTGTGTCTGGGGGGGCCTTTCAGATGCAGTCAGCGTGCTCAGGAGAGGCCTTGGGGGgcggctggagggagggggagacactGACACTTGACCAGGACCTGAGCAGACCAAGCAACATGCGGGGCGCCCCCGGGGGTCTCAGCTAGACCTGTTCTCCACGGCCTCCACCGCGGGAAGGAGGTCTGGGCTCCCATTGCCGTGTGCCCCTGCCTCGGGCCGGTCCCCAGAGCACGAGTGGGCGGTTACAGTCCTGGGGACGAGGCCGCGGGCGCCATGCTGTCTTCCGGGGGGGCGTCAGAGCCTGTGGAGGCGGGGGAGGATGGTGAGCAGCTGGCCCAGGGGGAGGGGACACCCTCCCTTGGCCCCCTGCCCCGGGGGTGTTCGTGCTCATGAGACAAGGCAAGGAGTTTCCCGTGGGGCCTGGAAAGGGCTGTCtgctgcacccccccaccccccgtctgTCCGTCTGCCTCAAGCCCATGGGCAGCTCTGTGCTGCCACGCTCATTATGAGCCGCTCTCTGGAGGGAGACCAGCTCCCCTGGTTCGTTCTCTCTCTAATCCAAGGAGGGTTTCCCATTTTTAGGGGAGCTTCTGTGGGCTTTCCCTGAAAAGATCCCTTTCTGAAGCTGAGGGTGTGACTTAACTTACTCGGGGGATGAAGACCCGTGTCCGCCCCCCATGGGTACCCACAGGACATCGCCTCGCTCACCATCCTCTGAGCACGGCCCTGGCTGGTGGCCGTCCCTGGAGTCGCAGGCCAGGACTTCCCTGGCCGGAGGTGACAGGGAACCGTCTGTCCATCTAGCCGCCTCCGTGGGGAAACCGCCCACAGGTGTGGTGCCGCCCGATGCCTCTCCCGCGAGGGACCTGAGCAGCTCTCTGTGGGCCAGCTCCATGTCCTGGGACAGCAGCAGGGGAACATCTGACCTTGGTCCCGTGCGTGCAGCAGGCCCTGAGGAAGGGGCCGCTCCCTCGCTGGGCCCAGGGGTGGTTCTGTGCTCCAGGGCAGCTGCCAGGAGAGCCCAGGCCAGAGGACATACCTCCCTCGTGGGGGCGATGGGTCTTGGGACAAGGGACTGAGGGCCCCCTGAGGCCcgagaaccccccaccccccgcccacccACCTTCAGCCTGTTGAGCTTGACCGTGAGCTGCTCGATGGTGCGGAAGATGCTGCCCACGTCCCtgagggccaggctgggctgggagtgGCGAGGGCGCCTGTGACTTCCACTGGCTCCCCGAAGCCGCCAGGCAGGGAGGCTCTTGGGATGGGAGGGCTCGGTGCTGGAGTCCGGGGGTCCGGCCGGCATGCTGACATAGAAGCAGTTCCCTGTCCGCGCGGCGAGAGAAGGCGATCAGAAGGCACACACAGAGGAAGTGGGAGCCACTTCCCGCACCCCAGTGCTCCCTGTGCTgacccggggcgggggcgggatgCCATCCTGTGCATAAGCCCAGCGCACACTGGCCTCACGCTGCCCACCCGTCGTCCCCTAAGGCCCTCCTCCTCCAGAAACCCTTCTAGGTGGCCCACGCGGGAGGAAAGATGCTCAGTGGTGGAGCTTAGGGAGATGGCGGTGCCTCCCAGTCCTTGAAGGA from Ailuropoda melanoleuca isolate Jingjing unplaced genomic scaffold, ASM200744v2 unplaced-scaffold72575, whole genome shotgun sequence encodes:
- the LOC117800565 gene encoding rho guanine nucleotide exchange factor 11-like gives rise to the protein MLPEGSQSGPEPEVEGGAETAGNCFYVSMPAGPPDSSTEPSHPKSLPAWRLRGASGSHRRPRHSQPSLALRDVGSIFRTIEQLTVKLNRLKDMELAHRELLRSLAGEASGGTTPVGGFPTEAARWTDGSLSPPAREVLACDSRDGHQPGPCSEDGSDAPPEDSMAPAASSPGL